The Cicer arietinum cultivar CDC Frontier isolate Library 1 chromosome 1, Cicar.CDCFrontier_v2.0, whole genome shotgun sequence genome contains the following window.
AGTGCATATAACTATGAAAATATGGAACACGTGAAGTAGTGATGAAACAAGAACCGCCATTCCTTTCTTTCAAAGCATTTATGAGGTTCAAATTCAATGTGCAACACTATCTATAGGCATGTCTGGGTAAATAGATCAATGAAgcactaattaaataaacatttatcatatatGCACTTCTATTATATAAACTATTTCTGTAATTGAAGAGAGAATGtggttaaattattttaatataagttGTAAGCTATTTTAAAAAGTCATCTACTTATCTGTGGAGCTTATTGAAAtaagcaaaaaaaattattccatAAGCCCTCTCAAACACTTGCACAAATTCTTCTGTCAAAGATAAGaacgaattttttttaaataagccGTTCCAAACACACCAAATATGTATCGAGTAAGCAAGACTAGATTAAGGGGGTGTTTGGAATAACTTATTGCACAAACACATCAGCTTTTAGATACACTTAAAAAAACAACTTATTACATatccataagttgttttcagctGATTTTAATAAGCTCTTTAGAATAAGAATACAGGCGTAATTAAAATCCCTAGAATAGCTTATTGAATAAGCACTTAATAAAGTTATTTACCGAAACGCCCCTAAAAATGAAAAGTGATGTTTCAGCAGAGGAGCAAAACAAATCAAGAAtacaagtttttaaaaaattataagaaaatgaCAAAAGATGCATAGGATTTTCCATATTCTAGTTCTACAAAGTCAAACTGCAAATAAAGACAAGTTGAAATAGAAATTTCAGGATGGGTGAAGACTCGTGTATTTTAACAGCAATTATTATGCACTTTATTACacatgttattataaatttataatggtAATTACTACATCAACTTCAAGGCTGTTAcataataatttcaaaaaagataagATATTAGATTCGATGGCTACCTCCATCATTCTCCAAACCATACAATCACTTACAGCAACTTTCCTTCTATTAATGtgagataaaaattatttgctCTCTTCAATCACATACTCCCATTTCATCACTATTGACTACTTAAATACCTTGTTTTTGAGGGTCAATCATACGGAGATAGAGCTTTGTTTTcccagaaattaacagataatAAGTAACTAGGTATTTATCATAATAACTTCTTATTTGTTTCGTTACTCTTGTCAGTAATTATCTTAGTCAgcacaaagaaaaagaatagatcttactctaataaaataaatatggaatAGAGAACTTTCACAAAGTTAAACTCGCTTTCAGAATGAGTGATtcattttagaaattaaagtaACCTTGACAAAAAAATTCAGTGACATGCACATACATGTCGCTGCATGGATATGTTAGAAATTAGAATATCAGCGGTTAATTTTCTAATCAATGGTTGAGAATTGAGATGTCATACTTCAACCACTAAAGTAGAGAGCCCACTTTAGAAGCAtcaaattcaataaaagaatCATAGATTTTTATGTAATTGAAACTATTATGAGCAAGAAATGATTGTATGCACAGAAGTCAAAACCTAACATTACACAAAGTAAGAAATTATCTTCTATCGTACCTTGTGACCATAGTAATGACCAGCAGGGTCACATTTGTAAAGCTGAGGCCCATTTTCGTCATCAATACCCAAGACCATAGCAACTTTGCAGCACAATAGATTCACAATCATAGAAAGATAAAATGACATTAATAATGACAgtaatatttgaattataaaaatcatacaaGACTAATTATATAATCATCATTCATAGATTGCAGTGAAAAGGCTAAAAAAAGTGTACCAACTCCAAGTGGTCTCATATAAGCATGTTGAGTATAAACTTGTGATTTATCTGCAATCCTGTAAGTGTAAAAGAGAATACACCAGTCAGATACAAAAAAATGTTATTGAAAAATTGTAAAATCCctaaaaatgtaaatcaaaTAATGTGGCtttgacaaaagtcaaaattgCAGTAAGAGTATTGCAATCTATGAGTATATAAGgtatgaaaaaaaaagtaaaagaattaCATGTAGTAGCATTAGCCAAGAAGCACATTCATGGTGCTCGATTTTAGGACTAGGAAATATGTCCTAATTACGCACAAGTTTTTTTACGGGGTGCCTAAAAATATCACGGTCATTTTGActgtttattaaaaatttatcacCATCATGTGAATCCTAGATTACCATCCCTCCCTTTCGTAACGTTTTCCATTGAAACATGATTGAAAATACATTCTTAGGAATGTTGGTTTCCTAGGAATATATTTTGTAACATTCATACCAAATATGGCATTATAAGATTGCTTAGCATTCTTAGGAAATTTAGAGTTGCTCCCGTACTCAACAccacataaaattaaattgccAAGTTTACTATTGAAATCAGTTTTTCATTATTTATCAGGATCCCTTTCAAAACCGCATCATTTGAGTAAGAAATAGTTGGGAGCTCGAATGACTTGCTAATAGTCATAGGGACAATGTTTCATAAATCAGAATATGTTAACAGCAGCTTTTTGAAAGGAAAAGTAACAATAATTTATGCATTGTTTTAATACATTAGATGCTGAAAGAGTTACCATTTAGCCAACACATCGACAGGCATCTCATATCCATATTTATGGCGAAACTCGGCTGCTTCATTTCTTGCTTGTTGAACCAGTGTCCTAGCATCAGCTGGAAAGAAGAATTCCAACAGGACAAAGTGAAGGTGAATTTAGGATGTTAAGatatttttgttcaaaatatatctttaaacaaaatattcatttgctctgtttgaaatataaatatctGATTGTATTATCATAGTTCAACTTATAGAGAAACAATATTACAATTGTCTATATAATCTATATACTGAGTCTGTAATCATGTAACTAGTTGGCCATAGGCATGCAGCAGCAGCATGCACACCTTTGatagtaacatttaggtcaggtCGACTAAAACTACTTtcccattattaatcatactgTGTTGAGTTGCATGAATTTCATGACCAACATcccaaataaaaatagatggatGCAGCTTTACCAGAGGTTTGGCTTCATAATTTCATTAAGGGTCATGGGCAGTTGTTAAGCAAccaaaaaaggaaataaaaagttactttttaaaatatattgatgacACAAGTTCCAAAATGTTATTTCCTTTTTAGGATGCTTAACAAGTGCCCCAAGCATTTCCCTTTCATAAATAATCTCAAATAGCCAAACCGCCACAATCAAGGAGAAGGTTAAGCATTCTAATATAACCATCATTGCCTTCTCATTTTCCCCTAATTAACAAGCTGTTTAGGAGGATATCAGGTGTTTCAAAtcctaatttatattttactagatGCAATAGAATGGAGACATGGTCAGACATATGCTGCCTGGATCAACTTTTACAGGAAATAGATCTACATTTTTAACTGAAAATGTATGCAAACGAAATCTACATATCTAATTATCTACAACACATATGATGAAGAGATTCGATGAAGAACATACCTGTCATGCCAGTTGCAAGTAAACCAAGGTACTTAGTGATGGGAAAGAGATGTGTAACACTTGTCTGATCCAAGAGTTTGTCCTGAAATGAACATTTCAACTCAAGCAGTCAGCACAAATACtcatacaaacaaaataaagatcAAACAGTCAACTTCCTATACTCACCGGAACCTTTTTCTGAGTAACAACACAAACAGAATCATTTCCTCGGACACCAATCGAGGTTATCCCTGCAGCTTTAACAGCCTTGAAAGCATACTCTGTTTAACATATTGAAAAATCCACAACTCAACCAACAAAACTAGTGGACTCATTACCAAACAAGTGAAGTGAAACAACCAGAACGGAAAAGTTTCACAAGTCTAAGTTGATCAAGCTTCATTACATTGTTGATCTTAACAATTTCAAGTGGCATAACCAATTTTAGGTTGAAGTTAAAAAATTCCATCTTACACCTTAATGTCGTATCAAGTGCAACGCAAACCAAAgggtgtaaataaattaataactcaaAAATAATTGCCAACCTAGATCAATAGTCAACTAcccttataaattaatttaaataataaaaattacaaaaacatatatgaaaaagaaaagattttacattgaaataaaaactaaatatactTTCTTTCCacattaaaaatcaaatcaaaatggTCAGTCCAGTATGTAAAAGATCCATCCGAACCACATTTGACCAATTAAAACATCAAATGGTGAAACATTccactaaaacaaaaattatcacTTTCTGATACAAGTTACTTACCAACTTGAAAGAGACGCCCCTCGGGGGAGAAAATAGTGATGTGACGATCGTATCCACCTCCACTTCCTCGACTCATGTTTTCGGATTATTTCCCCTTAGGAATTTACTGTGGCAGTGTTTGATGGCAGCAACAAGAAGAGAGACTCAAGTAgtgcttttttcttttctttaaaaatGGCAACAAACAATGCGAAAAACGTACTACaggttaaataattaaaaacaaaaaccaaaaatattgaagaaaaaaatcagaaaagtaAACTAAGCAGATCGCACAAAAACCAGAACAAAAGCAATGCACAAAACAAGATCAGTTCCAACTGAAGATCCTAGTGGGAAATTGTATAAGTAAAAGCAGAAAAGTAGTTATGAATGATCCACTACCTCAGCTACAGTTATTGGagaaatcaaattacaattagGTCAGAAACATTAAAATCACAAAACCCTATCAAAATCTCCAGTGTGAGATAGGGGTTAGAGGTTAAAGGAATGCCAAATTCAGATACTAGACAAGACAGTGAATGGAAAATGACTCACAGAAGGCTGCGGAGACGGCGGCGTGAACGGTGGCGAGACGAGCGAGAGAGAATCGGTGAGAGCACAGCGCGAGGGGAAGAGTGAGATTGTAAAAATATGAACTCGTGAAAACCTGGAGTTTATAAACTTAggctttaattaaaaaaaaatgagaaaataacCCTCCCatcttgtcaaaaaaaaaaaaacttgtctTGTAAAGGAAGTTGTCTTGtaaaagaagtttttttttttaaatcatgcTCACTAAGATTTTTTTGCGattaactattttaatatatgaaataactattttaatctATCAAAATATAAGATgttgttattttagtttttgattcaataaaaaaattaaaattaatcgtTGAAACATTAAAATGTGAGTCAGTTTAATATTTGATAACATTTTTTTGACgataaattgtatattttaaagACTGTCATGATAGTAAGTTGTATTTTttagagactattttgatgatCCAATAACTAATttgaattctttttttaatcaaaCACCAAAATGACAACATCTTATACTTTCAATAACTAAAATGACGGTTTACTTTAAGAGACACTTTCACTAACATTGAAGTAAACCGTCATTTTAATCAATATTGATTTTGGCAACGTCATTTTACTCCAAACTTGAAGTTGTTGTGAGTTATTGATTTTGAAAGctaacattaaaattaaaatatgtctaagttttttttttttaaatagtcaaTGTTAGtcattaattgttaattttgttaaagGGAATACAAATTCATTATCGTCACTTCAAATTTCTAAACCACCTCATGACTCCTAAACATGTTTGCGTAAAatcatgtttaattgtttttttttacctaatttcaaaactgttttttcctaaaataaaaaataaattataattattgtttttgtttcaaaattaacATGTCACTTATAATAGACGTAACCATTACTCCAACAACTATCGACCACTATTTTTTATCATTGCCACCACAAACGACAACTTATGTTATCACCGACCACCATTACCTccaaccaccaccaccaaaaaCCATTCCTAACCCCTACCACCAATAATCATCCACCTTCAATCACCATCACCAACCACCAACGCCACTATCGACCTGCCCTCCATGGCCGCCTTCACCAACCACCGCCTTCAACCAATGCCTCCACTGACAACCCATCGCCAAACATCTTCGACCACCCATTTTTCACCATCATTCTCAACTACCGCCAACAACACCGAACATTATCTTTGACCATCCCTCCAGAGAAGCTTTTGAAGCATCTTGGAAAGAAATGTggctttattttaattgtttgaatCAATGCCATGCATGAAAGATTGCCTTTTGAGAAATCTCAACTCTTACTagtgaaatttcaaaattatactccttttctatcaaaaatccacgttttttttcttctttatgaatttatttcttaatttgAGAATTACTGTAACacctcaattttttattattatattttaataatataatatattattattatgtaaatttaatgtaaatgataattttgtgtgttttagtaatttatttaaattattaataataaaaatatttttttgtttttccttaaaacaaaataaataataataataataactaaatcATCTAAAGTATTGCTACGTCAGACTATTTCGAGCTTACTGTTTAGCGAGTAATTAACTTACGAATTggcttatatatataattcaatgattatttacaattttgtcGCACCTCCTTTTTTTCTCATCATTCTTAAATTATAGTCAAATCTattatatatgtcattattatttgagtttttttttttcaatcatcTATTTTATCGtctgttttatttgatttttcattaaaattataaatattattttaactttaatttatattttgtttgaatatcaattttttataaaatgaaattttaatcataaaagataaaagtaatCTGATTTGAacgaaatttataaattttgccTCTAAAGTGACAAAATTATTCTATGGGTTTTTGCAAGTAGTAGAATTATTACGTTAAACtagatttaatttgataaattcaACTGGATATTTAGATCAATTGATATTAAGttcttatataatataatttgattgGCATGcttttaaattatcttttatacaTTCATATGCAAATGTACTTTCTGTttataaaaggaaggaaaacgTAATCGATCAGTATCAATTAttgacatatattttttctatttcaagTTAATATCATGTATATGCTATATCTATTGAACAttctatttgttttaaaaattaaactaagaTACACTATTTATGTTAATATAGTTATAtgtacactacaagaaaaacactattttgtggtcaactttataaatattttgtgaccGAAAAAAatcctcacaaattagtgaccgaaaaagccatcacaaatacaaaaattgaaattggtctttatttgtagctgaaaaagctctcacaaattattaaaaatttaggtggaATTTATGGCTGGCTAAGccttcacaaaatcacaacgttgtgattttgtaaGGGCTTAAGCAGCCACAAATTCCGCctaattttttaagatttttgtgagggtttttgcAGCTACAAAGTCTAAAATTTGTGAGGGTCAAGTCCGTCACAAAAGCCTGAAATGACATGTCAATTTGTGGCTgtataggccgccacaaacgccTATGACCGTtaccttttgtggctgcaaaggccgccacaaaggaataAAGGTGAAACTGATTTTCTGGCCGCCCAGACCGTCACAAATTCACAAATCCGTTACATTTTGTggcggcaaaggccgccacaaatgcccaAATGACCGTTGTCTGTTGTGGTCATGTAGCCCGCCACAAATTCATGCGTTTTTTACCGTTTTGACCGCCACAAATGCCACATCGTCGTTGCTtattgtggctgctttggccaACTCAATCCTATATATATTAcactgtgtgtgtgtgtgtgtgtgtgtgtgtgtgtgtgtgtgtgttttgaATTTAACCTCAAAACCAGAAAAACACATCAAATCCAAACCTTTCAAACTTAAAAAAGGGAGAGATGACATCAAATTAATGTTGAGCATGAACTCCAAATACGaccttaaaataaaaagaatatgtAAGCCAAACACACGCGCATAAAACACCGAGGAAGAAGTACGTGGGGATGAGGTTTAGACATTTTTATGGGTTCAACCTATCCATGTTAAGGAAGTAAGGTCGGAAACTTTCAACTAACCAAGATGCGCTATTGCATGATGTGGATAGTGAGGATAAACGACTATGGTGCAAGAGTAGGGATGAagtgtttaaatttaaatcaatgtACATTAATTGAGTCATAGAGGAACTAATAGATAATACTCACCTACGCAAAGAAGGAAATTGGATGATCATATGAAACTTGAAGGTTTCACATGAAATTAAGTTGTTTATGTGGTAGTTTGCTAGAGGATGTCTTCCTACTAGAGTGAATCTTCAACGCAAACAAGTTAGTTGCCCTAGTATTTGTCCTTGTTGTAACTCGTATGAC
Protein-coding sequences here:
- the LOC101505383 gene encoding proteasome subunit alpha type-6, translating into MSRGSGGGYDRHITIFSPEGRLFQVEYAFKAVKAAGITSIGVRGNDSVCVVTQKKVPDKLLDQTSVTHLFPITKYLGLLATGMTADARTLVQQARNEAAEFRHKYGYEMPVDVLAKWIADKSQVYTQHAYMRPLGVVAMVLGIDDENGPQLYKCDPAGHYYGHKATSAGLKDQEAINFLEKKMKNDPSFTYEETVQTAISALQSVLQEDFKATEIEVGVVQKDNPAFRVLSTEEIDEHLTAISERD